One stretch of Amycolatopsis tolypomycina DNA includes these proteins:
- a CDS encoding alpha/beta fold hydrolase, which yields MAGRGPAVLFLHGIGDDSSTWLELLTSLADDFTVIAPDLLGHGFSAKPRADYSVAAYACGMRDLLTTLDVDRVTVVGHSLGGGVAMQFAYQFPERCERLVLVGSGGVGASVHPLLRLAAAPGAGLLLPLLGARPALPVLRGLAGLLRISDDLDYVVARYLRLVEPGTRSAFLRTLRSVVDWRGQVVNMVDRCYLTEGIPTLLVWGTEDSVVPSGHALRAHRAMPGSRLVLFEGAGHFPHRSDPRRFAEILREFLSSTPPASYDRARWGELLRAGRPEEMADPAGDAPVVSSGT from the coding sequence ATGGCCGGGCGCGGGCCCGCGGTGCTGTTCCTGCACGGCATCGGCGACGACTCGTCGACGTGGCTGGAGCTGCTGACGTCCCTGGCGGACGACTTCACGGTCATCGCGCCCGACCTGCTCGGCCACGGCTTTTCGGCGAAACCGCGTGCGGACTACTCGGTCGCCGCCTACGCGTGCGGCATGCGCGACCTGCTGACCACGCTCGACGTCGACCGGGTGACGGTGGTCGGGCACTCCCTCGGCGGCGGGGTCGCGATGCAGTTCGCCTACCAGTTCCCGGAACGCTGCGAACGCCTGGTCCTGGTGGGCTCGGGCGGGGTCGGCGCGAGCGTCCACCCGCTGCTGCGGCTGGCGGCGGCGCCGGGCGCGGGACTGCTGCTGCCGCTGCTGGGAGCCCGGCCGGCGTTGCCGGTGCTGCGCGGACTGGCCGGGCTGCTGCGGATTTCCGACGACCTCGACTACGTGGTCGCCCGCTACCTGCGGCTGGTCGAGCCGGGCACGCGGTCGGCGTTCCTGCGGACGCTGCGCTCGGTCGTCGACTGGCGCGGGCAGGTGGTGAACATGGTGGACCGGTGCTACCTGACCGAGGGCATCCCGACGTTGCTGGTGTGGGGGACGGAGGACAGCGTGGTCCCGAGCGGCCACGCGCTGCGCGCGCACCGGGCGATGCCGGGCAGCAGGCTGGTGCTGTTCGAGGGGGCCGGCCACTTCCCCCACCGCTCGGACCCGCGGCGGTTCGCGGAGATCCTGCGCGAGTTCCTGTCTTCGACCCCACCGGCGAGCTACGACCGCGCCCGGTGGGGCGAGCTCCTGCGTGCGGGCCGCCCGGAGGAGATGGCCGACCCGGCCGGCGACGCTCCTGTGGTGTCTTCGGGCACCTGA
- a CDS encoding general stress protein produces the protein MTTAFTQQTTIGQPQARPQLPTLPTGWPIGSYESYEQAQRAVDHLAGADFPVTDVTIVGVEPMLVERVAGKMSWGRVLSSAATSGALFGLFLGLMLSLLNPGAGLVPIVIGLVAGLGFNLLFGALGYAVNRNKRGFISQSQLVARRYDVLSQPRNAEKGRALLADLAARSAFGH, from the coding sequence ATGACCACAGCATTCACGCAGCAGACCACGATCGGACAGCCGCAGGCCCGGCCCCAGCTGCCGACCCTGCCCACCGGCTGGCCGATCGGTTCGTACGAGTCCTACGAGCAGGCACAGCGGGCGGTCGACCACCTCGCGGGCGCGGACTTCCCCGTCACCGACGTCACGATCGTGGGCGTGGAACCGATGCTCGTCGAGCGGGTCGCGGGCAAGATGTCCTGGGGTCGCGTGCTGAGCAGCGCAGCAACGTCCGGCGCGCTGTTCGGTTTGTTCCTCGGCCTGATGCTCAGCCTGCTGAACCCCGGCGCCGGCCTGGTCCCCATCGTGATCGGCCTCGTCGCCGGTCTCGGGTTCAACCTGCTCTTCGGCGCGCTGGGCTACGCGGTGAACCGCAACAAGCGCGGGTTCATCTCGCAGAGCCAGCTGGTGGCCCGCCGCTACGACGTCCTGTCCCAGCCACGCAACGCCGAGAAGGGCCGCGCCCTGCTGGCAGACCTCGCGGCGCGCAGCGCGTTCGGCCACTGA
- a CDS encoding glutamine synthetase family protein → MARRRGMLTLDELRARVDAGTIDTVLVALTDMQGRLQGKRCSAEYFLDEVVGHATEACNYLLAVDVDMNTVDGYALSSWDSGYGDFVLRPDFDTLREIPWQEGTALVLADVERVQGGAVSVSPRQILRRQLDRLAERGLAAYVGTELEFIVFDDTYEAAWDKRYHGLKPANQYNVDYSMLGTARLEPLLRRIRNDMAGAGLYPESAKGECNPGQQEIAFRYTDALATCDNHSVYKNGAKEIAAQEGKSLTFMAKYNEREGNSCHIHISLRSTEGRAVLAGDGEHGFSKLMEHFLAGQLAGLHELTYFFAPNINSYKRFVPGSFAPTAIAWGTDNRTCALRVVGHGESLRVENRVPGGDVNPYLAVAALIAAGLHGIENELELEEPFAGNAYNSDRGTVPTTLPEAAAALAGSDLARGAFGDDVVDHYLNAAKIEIDAYNAAVTDWELIRGFERL, encoded by the coding sequence ATGGCACGCAGGCGAGGCATGCTCACGCTCGACGAACTCCGGGCGCGCGTGGACGCGGGCACGATCGACACCGTGCTCGTCGCGCTCACGGACATGCAGGGCAGGCTCCAGGGCAAGCGCTGCTCGGCCGAGTACTTCCTGGACGAGGTCGTCGGCCACGCCACCGAGGCCTGCAACTACCTCCTCGCCGTCGACGTCGACATGAACACCGTCGACGGCTACGCGCTCTCCTCCTGGGACAGCGGCTACGGCGACTTCGTGCTGCGCCCCGACTTCGACACCCTGCGGGAGATCCCCTGGCAGGAGGGCACCGCGCTGGTGCTGGCCGACGTCGAGCGCGTGCAGGGCGGCGCAGTCAGCGTGTCGCCTCGCCAGATCCTGCGCCGCCAGCTCGACCGGCTCGCCGAGCGCGGGCTCGCCGCCTACGTCGGCACCGAGCTCGAGTTCATCGTCTTCGACGACACCTACGAAGCAGCCTGGGACAAGCGCTACCACGGCCTCAAGCCCGCCAACCAGTACAACGTCGACTACTCGATGCTCGGCACCGCGCGGCTGGAACCGCTGCTGCGCCGCATCCGCAACGACATGGCCGGCGCCGGGCTCTACCCCGAGTCCGCCAAGGGCGAGTGCAACCCCGGCCAGCAGGAGATCGCCTTCCGCTACACCGACGCGCTCGCGACCTGCGACAACCACAGCGTCTACAAGAACGGCGCCAAGGAGATCGCCGCGCAGGAGGGCAAGAGCCTCACCTTCATGGCGAAGTACAACGAGCGCGAGGGCAACTCCTGCCACATCCACATCAGCCTGCGCTCCACCGAGGGCCGGGCCGTCCTGGCCGGTGACGGCGAGCACGGCTTCTCGAAGCTGATGGAGCACTTCCTCGCCGGCCAGCTCGCCGGGCTGCACGAGCTGACGTACTTCTTCGCGCCGAACATCAACTCCTACAAGCGGTTCGTGCCCGGCAGCTTCGCGCCGACGGCGATCGCCTGGGGCACCGACAACCGCACCTGCGCGCTGCGCGTCGTCGGGCACGGCGAGTCGCTGCGCGTCGAAAACCGCGTGCCGGGTGGCGACGTCAACCCGTACCTCGCCGTCGCCGCGCTCATCGCCGCCGGGCTGCACGGCATCGAAAACGAGCTGGAGCTCGAAGAGCCCTTCGCCGGCAACGCCTACAACTCCGACCGTGGCACCGTGCCGACCACCCTGCCCGAGGCCGCCGCGGCCCTCGCGGGCAGCGACCTGGCGCGCGGGGCGTTCGGCGACGACGTCGTCGACCACTACCTGAACGCGGCGAAGATCGAGATCGACGCCTACAACGCCGCCGTCACCGACTGGGAGCTGATCCGTGGCTTCGAACGACTCTAG
- a CDS encoding gamma-glutamyl-gamma-aminobutyrate hydrolase family protein, which yields MASNDSRPVIGLSSYLEPAKFLVWDTEAVLLHRVYVDCVVAAGGIPVLLPPVSDAYEKLVSTVDGLVLTGGADVEPARYGHEPHPATYVRPERDAFEFGLFEAARRARKPVLGVCRGLQVMSVALGGTLTQHLPESANTTDHQPAPATFGRGTVTLAEGSRAAAILGPETKTLCYHHQAIDRLGTGLEAVGWAEDGTIEAAELPGEFTLGVQWHPEQDTDDVRLFQALVEASKENR from the coding sequence GTGGCTTCGAACGACTCTAGGCCGGTGATCGGGCTCTCCAGCTACCTGGAACCCGCGAAGTTCCTGGTCTGGGACACCGAGGCGGTGCTGCTGCACCGCGTCTACGTCGACTGCGTCGTCGCGGCGGGTGGCATCCCGGTGCTGCTGCCGCCGGTCTCCGACGCGTACGAGAAGCTGGTGTCCACTGTGGACGGGCTGGTGCTCACCGGCGGCGCCGACGTCGAGCCCGCGCGCTACGGCCACGAGCCGCACCCGGCCACCTACGTCCGGCCGGAGCGGGACGCCTTCGAGTTCGGCCTGTTCGAAGCGGCCCGGCGCGCACGCAAGCCGGTGCTCGGCGTGTGCCGCGGCCTGCAGGTGATGAGCGTCGCCCTCGGCGGCACGCTCACCCAGCACCTGCCCGAGAGCGCGAACACGACCGACCACCAGCCCGCGCCCGCGACGTTCGGCCGGGGCACGGTCACCCTCGCCGAAGGCAGCCGGGCGGCGGCGATCCTCGGCCCCGAAACCAAGACCCTCTGCTACCACCACCAGGCGATCGACCGGCTCGGCACCGGCCTCGAAGCCGTCGGCTGGGCGGAAGACGGCACCATCGAGGCCGCTGAACTACCTGGTGAGTTCACCCTCGGCGTCCAGTGGCACCCGGAGCAGGACACCGACGACGTCCGGCTGTTCCAGGCTCTCGTCGAAGCGAGCAAGGAGAACCGATGA
- a CDS encoding aldehyde dehydrogenase family protein, which translates to MTTSFDVLNPATEEVVRSVPETSVEETDAAIARAHKAFPAWRDVAPGDRARLLRRFADAVEADIEHLARLEVENSGHTIGNARWEAGNVRDVLNYYSAAPERLIGKQIPVPGGINVTFQEPLGVVGVIVPWNFPMPIAGWGFAPALAAGNTVVLKPAELTPLTALRLAELAREAGIPEDVFQVLPGKGSVVGQRFVDHPAVRKVVFTGSTEVGKQIMAGCAAQVKRVTLELGGKNANIVFADSDLEKAAATAPYGVFDNAGQDCCARSLILVQASAYDRFMELLEPAVHGVVVGDPGDEKTEMGPLISAAHRDKVASYVPDDAPVAFRGTAPAGPGFWFPPTVVTPPDLRHPLAAEEVFGPVVAVVPFAEEADAIRMANATEYGLSGSIWTRDAGRAFRVARGVESGNLSVNSHSSVRYWTPFGGFKQSGLGRELGPDAAAAFTETKNVFLSTEE; encoded by the coding sequence ATGACCACGAGTTTCGACGTCCTCAACCCGGCCACGGAGGAGGTGGTGCGGAGCGTCCCGGAAACCAGCGTCGAAGAGACGGATGCGGCGATCGCCCGTGCCCACAAGGCGTTCCCGGCCTGGCGCGACGTCGCCCCCGGCGACCGCGCGCGGCTGCTGCGCCGCTTCGCCGACGCCGTCGAGGCCGACATCGAGCACCTCGCCCGGCTCGAGGTCGAGAACTCCGGGCACACCATCGGCAACGCCCGCTGGGAAGCCGGCAACGTCCGCGACGTCCTCAACTACTACTCCGCCGCCCCGGAACGCCTGATCGGCAAGCAGATCCCGGTGCCGGGCGGCATCAACGTCACCTTCCAGGAGCCACTGGGCGTCGTCGGCGTGATCGTGCCGTGGAACTTCCCGATGCCGATCGCCGGCTGGGGCTTCGCGCCCGCGCTCGCCGCCGGCAACACCGTCGTCCTCAAGCCCGCCGAGCTGACGCCGCTGACCGCCCTCCGGCTGGCCGAGCTGGCGCGCGAAGCAGGCATCCCCGAGGACGTCTTCCAGGTCCTGCCCGGCAAGGGGTCGGTGGTCGGACAGCGGTTCGTCGACCACCCGGCCGTGCGGAAGGTCGTCTTCACCGGCTCCACCGAGGTCGGCAAGCAGATCATGGCCGGCTGCGCGGCCCAGGTGAAGCGCGTGACGCTGGAGCTCGGCGGCAAGAACGCCAACATCGTCTTCGCCGACTCCGACCTGGAGAAGGCCGCGGCGACCGCGCCCTACGGCGTCTTCGACAACGCCGGCCAGGACTGCTGCGCCCGGTCGCTGATCCTCGTGCAGGCCAGCGCGTACGACCGGTTCATGGAGCTCCTGGAGCCCGCGGTGCACGGCGTCGTCGTCGGCGACCCCGGCGACGAGAAGACCGAGATGGGCCCGCTGATCTCGGCCGCGCACCGGGACAAGGTCGCCTCCTACGTCCCGGACGATGCGCCCGTCGCGTTCCGCGGCACCGCGCCCGCCGGGCCCGGCTTCTGGTTCCCGCCGACCGTCGTCACCCCGCCCGACCTGCGCCACCCGCTCGCCGCGGAAGAGGTGTTCGGCCCGGTCGTCGCCGTCGTGCCCTTCGCGGAAGAGGCCGACGCGATCCGGATGGCCAACGCGACCGAGTACGGCCTGTCCGGCTCGATCTGGACCCGCGACGCCGGCCGCGCGTTCCGAGTTGCGCGCGGCGTCGAATCCGGCAACCTCTCGGTGAACTCGCACTCGTCGGTGCGCTACTGGACGCCGTTCGGCGGCTTCAAGCAGTCCGGCCTCGGCCGCGAGCTCGGCCCGGACGCCGCCGCGGCGTTCACCGAAACCAAGAACGTCTTTCTGAGCACGGAGGAGTAA
- a CDS encoding 3-oxoacyl-ACP reductase, which yields MVQRFEGRVAVITGGASGIGLASARRLASEGAKVVIADLSPAEGKAAADEIGGAFIQTDVTDAEQVENLFHSTVEQFGSVDVAFNNAGISPPEDDSILTTGIEAWDRVQRVNLTSVYHCCKAVLPHMQRQGKGSIINTASFVAVMGAATSQISYTASKGGVLAMSRELGVQFARENIRVNALCPGPVNTPLLKELFAKDPERAARRLVHVPVGRFAEPAEIAAAVAFLASDDASFITASQFLVDGGISGAYVTPI from the coding sequence ATGGTCCAGCGTTTCGAAGGCCGCGTCGCGGTCATCACCGGCGGCGCCAGCGGCATCGGGCTCGCCTCGGCCCGGCGCCTGGCGAGCGAAGGCGCGAAGGTCGTCATCGCGGACCTCTCGCCCGCCGAAGGCAAAGCCGCCGCCGACGAGATCGGCGGCGCGTTCATCCAGACCGACGTCACCGACGCCGAGCAGGTCGAGAACCTGTTCCACAGCACGGTGGAGCAGTTCGGCTCGGTCGACGTCGCCTTCAACAACGCCGGCATCTCGCCGCCGGAGGACGACTCGATCCTCACCACCGGCATCGAGGCGTGGGACCGCGTGCAGCGGGTCAACCTGACGTCGGTGTACCACTGCTGCAAGGCCGTCCTGCCGCACATGCAGCGCCAGGGCAAGGGCTCCATCATCAACACGGCCTCGTTCGTGGCGGTGATGGGTGCGGCGACGTCGCAGATCTCCTACACCGCCTCCAAGGGCGGCGTGCTCGCGATGAGCCGCGAGCTCGGCGTGCAGTTCGCGCGGGAGAACATCCGCGTCAACGCGCTGTGCCCGGGCCCGGTGAACACCCCGCTGCTCAAGGAGCTGTTCGCCAAGGACCCGGAACGCGCGGCGCGGCGGCTGGTCCACGTGCCGGTCGGCCGGTTCGCCGAGCCGGCGGAGATCGCGGCCGCGGTCGCCTTCCTGGCCAGCGACGACGCCAGCTTCATCACGGCGTCGCAGTTCCTGGTCGACGGCGGCATCTCCGGGGCGTACGTCACGCCGATCTGA
- a CDS encoding cyclase family protein, whose amino-acid sequence MTGPRPSQDDVLGYFETLSNWGRWGEDDELGTLNHITDDVRLAAARAVRHGRSVSCAWEVAVPEEMERSTTACPCFADTPGAGAMPIPGFRNDRHWGYSNERLGILFHGNTVTHVDSPCHIFWDGRMYNGRPHSLVDAETGAAWGAVTAAANGIVTRGVLLDIAEVRGVPSLEPGDGVFPADLEEAERRQGVRVRSGDAVLLRTGYGRVRHEAGPSGGVTQAGWHASCLPWLHERGVALIGADTPTDVQPSGYDDLAMPVHTVGLVAMGLWLLDNCDLEACAVTAAELGQWDFQLAIAPVRFAGTSGSPVNPIATF is encoded by the coding sequence GTGACGGGACCGAGGCCCAGCCAGGACGACGTGCTCGGCTACTTCGAAACGCTGTCGAACTGGGGGCGGTGGGGCGAAGACGACGAGCTCGGCACGCTGAACCACATCACCGACGACGTCCGGCTGGCGGCGGCGCGAGCCGTGCGCCACGGGCGGAGCGTGTCGTGCGCGTGGGAGGTGGCCGTCCCGGAGGAGATGGAGCGCTCGACGACGGCGTGCCCGTGCTTCGCCGACACGCCGGGTGCCGGGGCCATGCCGATCCCCGGGTTCCGCAACGACCGGCACTGGGGCTACTCGAACGAGCGGCTCGGCATCCTGTTCCACGGCAACACGGTCACCCACGTCGACTCGCCGTGCCATATCTTCTGGGACGGCCGGATGTACAACGGGCGGCCGCACTCGCTGGTCGACGCCGAGACGGGCGCGGCGTGGGGAGCCGTCACGGCGGCGGCGAACGGCATCGTCACGCGGGGAGTCCTGCTGGACATCGCGGAGGTCCGCGGGGTGCCGTCGCTGGAACCGGGCGACGGGGTGTTCCCCGCCGACCTCGAGGAGGCCGAGCGTCGCCAGGGCGTCCGGGTGCGCTCCGGCGACGCGGTGCTCCTGCGGACCGGCTACGGCCGCGTCCGGCACGAGGCCGGCCCGTCCGGTGGGGTCACGCAGGCCGGCTGGCACGCGTCCTGCCTGCCGTGGCTGCACGAACGCGGAGTGGCGCTGATCGGCGCCGACACGCCCACGGACGTCCAGCCGTCGGGCTACGACGACCTGGCGATGCCGGTGCACACCGTGGGCCTGGTGGCGATGGGCCTGTGGCTGCTCGACAACTGCGACCTCGAGGCGTGTGCGGTGACGGCCGCCGAGCTGGGCCAGTGGGACTTCCAGCTCGCGATCGCGCCGGTCCGCTTCGCCGGGACGTCCGGCAGCCCGGTCAACCCGATCGCCACGTTCTAA
- a CDS encoding helix-turn-helix domain-containing protein has protein sequence MTHWRADEWAEAVRAGIRARGLSLDEAARRIGVPTSTLRSWIEHRHAPKVTVFDHWAELAEVTGIGEAELLRVAGVLPDSLASPVHVAQAAKALREGIDRAGQFLRQATALVYSSPGTQVANAIAASPVDWEMRIRSATRGDEVRVTYHHYVGIVPPRDFPYDDAEVRRIIEHDVLGELWRPLGLYWRVAEVHDWHEPPRLVIQVPEQEATRPPAPSPVVAAPPVVVLSPIWGYGELLASLVADGLGFGNVDFRYFGLPDAMADRVRITARELADPAPRLVHSVPPIMLLHGLAVPDLTGRLPVVVRYGPRMRARAARIYRSALLEAGFADPLDGARAIEEAISPPPGSPHFEVTLADEDIFDGERPSLDRLNDSVAWHAEQIVEQVLLGAGLPPVPVGGPLKRLVLPSGRVRRPPALAGSVVRRVTGTS, from the coding sequence GTGACGCACTGGCGCGCCGACGAGTGGGCGGAAGCGGTCCGGGCCGGCATCCGCGCCCGGGGCCTTTCGCTGGACGAGGCGGCCCGCCGCATCGGTGTTCCGACGTCGACGCTGCGCAGCTGGATCGAACACCGGCACGCGCCGAAGGTGACGGTGTTCGACCACTGGGCCGAGCTCGCCGAGGTCACCGGGATCGGGGAGGCCGAGCTGCTGCGGGTCGCCGGTGTCCTGCCCGACAGCCTCGCGAGCCCGGTGCACGTGGCGCAGGCGGCGAAGGCGCTGCGGGAGGGCATCGACCGGGCCGGGCAGTTCCTCCGGCAGGCCACGGCGCTCGTCTACTCCTCGCCGGGCACCCAGGTGGCGAACGCGATCGCCGCGTCGCCGGTCGACTGGGAGATGCGGATCCGCTCGGCCACCCGCGGCGACGAGGTCCGCGTCACCTACCACCACTACGTCGGGATCGTGCCGCCGCGGGACTTCCCCTACGACGACGCCGAGGTCCGCCGCATCATCGAGCACGACGTCCTCGGCGAGCTGTGGCGGCCGCTGGGGCTGTACTGGCGGGTCGCGGAGGTGCACGACTGGCACGAGCCGCCCCGGCTGGTCATCCAGGTGCCCGAGCAGGAGGCGACGCGGCCGCCCGCGCCGTCGCCGGTCGTCGCCGCGCCGCCGGTGGTCGTGCTGTCGCCGATCTGGGGGTACGGCGAGCTGCTGGCGTCGCTGGTCGCCGACGGCCTCGGCTTCGGCAACGTCGACTTCCGCTACTTCGGCCTCCCGGACGCGATGGCCGACCGCGTCCGGATCACCGCCCGCGAGCTGGCCGACCCGGCACCGCGCCTGGTGCACTCGGTGCCGCCGATCATGCTGCTGCACGGCCTCGCCGTGCCCGACCTGACCGGACGGCTCCCGGTCGTGGTCCGCTACGGGCCGCGGATGCGCGCGCGGGCGGCCCGGATCTACCGGTCGGCGCTGCTCGAAGCCGGGTTCGCCGACCCCCTCGACGGCGCTCGCGCGATCGAGGAGGCGATCTCGCCGCCGCCGGGCAGCCCCCACTTCGAGGTGACGCTCGCCGACGAGGACATCTTCGACGGCGAGCGGCCGTCGCTGGACCGCCTCAACGACTCGGTGGCGTGGCACGCCGAGCAGATCGTGGAGCAGGTCCTGCTGGGCGCGGGCCTGCCGCCGGTGCCGGTGGGCGGCCCCCTCAAACGCCTGGTCCTGCCCTCCGGCCGGGTCCGCCGCCCGCCCGCGCTGGCCGGGAGCGTGGTCCGCCGGGTCACCGGAACGTCATGA
- the gcvP gene encoding aminomethyl-transferring glycine dehydrogenase: MTSTQFDARHIGPSEAERAKMLAECGYGSLDALVGAAVPSAIRATKELALPPAASEEDATAELRALAARNRPMTQMIGLGYSDTVTPGVIRRNVLENPAWYTAYTPYQPEISQGRLEALLNFQTMVADLTGLATANASLLDESTAVAEAVTLMRRASKSKSNKVVLDAECLPQTIAVVRTRVEALGIEVEVRDLLTGLPDDFFGVVVQYPGASGVLRGRGFYHAISESAKAAGALFTVAADLLALTLITAPGEFGADVAAGSTQRFGVPLGYGGPHAGYMSVRAGLERSLPGRLVGVSVDADGNSAYRLALQTREQHIRREKATSNICTAQVLPAVLAAMYAVYHGPDGLKKIAQRVHGLAAGFAGALRRTGVEVVHESFFDTVVARVPGQAAEVHAAAREAGINLGHVDADHVRVAFDEVSTPAIAAEVLRAFGVEEAIEDGVALPNGLARESGFMGHEVFGTHRSETAMLRYLRKLSDLDYALDRGMIPLGSCTMKLNATTEMEPISWREFAGIHPFAPAEDAAGYHELVSQLADWLAEVTGYDKVSLQPNAGSQGELAGLLAIRAYHRANGDEARDVCLIPSSAHGTNAASAVLAGMRVVVVKCTDEGNVDLADLRSKVDTHRDTLAAIMVTYPSTHGVYEHDIDTLAKIVHDGGGQVYVDGANLNALLGLAKPGEFGGDVSHLNLHKTFCIPHGGGGPGVGPVAVRAHLAPYLPNHPLLDAAGPETGVGPISGAPYGSASILPISWAYVRMMGAPGLTVATKVAVLAANYVASRLAPHYPVLYTGQDGLVAHECILDLRQITKETGVTVDDVAKRLIDYGFHAPTMSFPVAGTLMVEPTESEDLGEIDRFCAAMIAIRAEIDEVANGKWSAGESPLRGAPHTAETLVGDWDKPYSRELAVYPAGVSRKNKYWPPVRRIDGARGDRNLVCSCPPLNAYEG; this comes from the coding sequence ATCACTTCCACGCAGTTCGACGCCCGCCACATCGGCCCGTCCGAGGCCGAACGCGCGAAGATGCTGGCCGAGTGCGGCTACGGCAGTCTCGACGCCCTCGTCGGCGCCGCCGTCCCGAGCGCCATCCGCGCGACGAAGGAACTCGCCCTCCCGCCCGCCGCGTCCGAAGAGGACGCCACCGCGGAGCTGCGGGCCCTCGCCGCGCGCAACCGGCCGATGACGCAGATGATCGGCCTCGGCTACTCCGACACCGTGACGCCGGGCGTGATCCGCCGCAACGTCCTGGAGAACCCGGCCTGGTACACCGCGTACACGCCCTACCAGCCGGAAATCTCGCAGGGCCGCCTCGAAGCCCTCCTCAACTTCCAGACGATGGTCGCCGACCTGACCGGCCTGGCCACCGCGAACGCCTCGCTGCTGGACGAGTCGACCGCCGTCGCCGAGGCCGTCACGCTCATGCGGCGCGCGTCGAAGTCCAAGTCGAACAAGGTCGTCCTCGACGCCGAGTGCCTGCCGCAGACCATCGCCGTCGTGCGCACCCGCGTCGAAGCCCTGGGCATCGAGGTCGAGGTCCGCGACCTGCTCACCGGCCTGCCCGACGACTTCTTCGGCGTCGTCGTCCAGTACCCGGGCGCGTCCGGCGTGCTGCGCGGCCGCGGCTTCTACCACGCGATCTCCGAGTCGGCGAAGGCCGCGGGCGCGCTGTTCACCGTCGCCGCCGACCTCCTCGCGCTGACCCTGATCACCGCGCCCGGCGAGTTCGGCGCCGACGTCGCCGCCGGGTCGACCCAGCGCTTCGGCGTCCCGCTCGGCTACGGCGGCCCGCACGCCGGGTACATGTCCGTCCGTGCCGGCCTCGAGCGGTCGCTGCCGGGGCGCCTGGTCGGTGTCTCGGTCGACGCCGACGGCAACTCCGCCTACCGCCTCGCGCTCCAGACGCGGGAGCAGCACATCCGCCGCGAGAAGGCGACGTCGAACATCTGCACCGCGCAGGTCCTCCCGGCCGTGCTGGCCGCGATGTACGCGGTCTACCACGGTCCCGACGGCCTGAAGAAGATCGCCCAGCGCGTCCACGGCCTCGCCGCGGGCTTCGCCGGCGCCCTGCGCCGGACCGGCGTCGAGGTCGTGCACGAGTCCTTCTTCGACACCGTCGTCGCGCGCGTCCCGGGCCAGGCCGCCGAGGTCCACGCGGCCGCCCGCGAGGCCGGGATCAACCTCGGCCACGTCGACGCCGACCACGTCCGCGTCGCCTTCGACGAGGTCAGCACGCCCGCCATCGCCGCGGAGGTCCTTCGCGCCTTCGGGGTCGAAGAGGCCATCGAAGACGGCGTCGCGCTGCCGAACGGCCTCGCCCGCGAGAGCGGCTTCATGGGCCACGAAGTCTTCGGCACCCACCGCTCGGAGACGGCGATGCTGCGCTACCTGCGCAAGCTGTCCGACCTGGACTACGCGCTCGACCGCGGCATGATCCCGCTCGGCTCCTGCACGATGAAGCTCAACGCCACCACGGAGATGGAGCCGATCAGCTGGCGCGAGTTCGCGGGCATCCACCCGTTCGCCCCGGCCGAGGACGCGGCCGGGTACCACGAGCTGGTGTCGCAGCTGGCCGACTGGCTGGCCGAGGTCACCGGCTACGACAAGGTTTCGCTGCAGCCGAACGCGGGCAGCCAGGGCGAACTCGCCGGGCTCCTCGCGATCCGCGCCTACCACCGCGCGAACGGCGACGAAGCCCGTGACGTCTGCCTGATCCCGTCGAGCGCGCACGGCACCAACGCCGCGTCCGCGGTGCTGGCCGGGATGCGCGTGGTCGTCGTGAAGTGCACCGACGAAGGCAACGTCGACCTCGCCGACCTGCGGTCCAAGGTGGACACCCACCGCGACACCCTGGCCGCGATCATGGTGACGTACCCGTCCACGCACGGCGTGTACGAGCACGACATCGACACCCTCGCCAAGATCGTCCACGACGGCGGCGGCCAGGTGTACGTCGACGGCGCGAACCTCAACGCCCTGCTCGGCCTGGCCAAGCCGGGCGAGTTCGGCGGCGACGTCTCGCACCTCAACCTGCACAAGACGTTCTGCATCCCGCACGGCGGTGGCGGCCCGGGTGTCGGCCCGGTCGCGGTGCGCGCGCACCTCGCGCCCTACCTGCCGAACCACCCGCTGCTCGACGCGGCCGGCCCGGAGACCGGCGTCGGCCCGATCAGCGGCGCGCCCTACGGCTCGGCGTCGATCCTGCCGATCTCCTGGGCCTACGTCCGGATGATGGGCGCGCCGGGCCTGACCGTGGCCACCAAGGTCGCCGTGCTCGCCGCGAACTACGTCGCTTCGCGCTTGGCGCCGCACTACCCGGTGCTCTACACGGGCCAGGACGGCCTGGTCGCGCACGAGTGCATCCTCGACCTGCGCCAGATCACCAAGGAGACCGGCGTGACGGTCGACGACGTCGCCAAGCGGCTCATCGACTACGGCTTCCACGCGCCGACCATGTCGTTCCCGGTCGCGGGCACGCTGATGGTCGAGCCGACCGAGTCCGAGGACCTGGGCGAGATCGACCGGTTCTGCGCCGCGATGATCGCCATCCGCGCGGAGATCGACGAGGTCGCGAACGGCAAGTGGAGCGCCGGGGAGTCGCCGCTGCGCGGCGCCCCGCACACCGCCGAGACGCTGGTCGGGGACTGGGACAAGCCCTACAGCCGTGAGCTGGCGGTGTATCCGGCGGGTGTTTCGCGCAAGAACAAGTACTGGCCCCCGGTGCGTCGCATCGACGGCGCCCGCGGCGACCGTAACCTCGTGTGCTCCTGCCCGCCCCTCAACGCTTACGAAGGCTGA